The following coding sequences are from one Coffea arabica cultivar ET-39 chromosome 11e, Coffea Arabica ET-39 HiFi, whole genome shotgun sequence window:
- the LOC140021022 gene encoding uncharacterized protein translates to MSIFDSVDRPRNHFVISRILQSELNNKHSSLFKASEQKFCSKAQETYDMSDTKSEDENGTELRDDHPDDEQHVEHSKFSEPEKQDPLPCPEQQEEAIKKKYGGLAPKKRPLISKDHDHAFFDSADWALGKQGVQKSKGPLEALRPKLQPTPQQQIRSKRSAYAHSSDDSEGNESCQDKCTPEQEDQSKGLDGFSDDNSHPDDQCHTVHCPGSLHVDDN, encoded by the exons ATGAGCATCTTTGATTCGGTTGACAGACCACGCAACCATTTTGTAATATCTCGAATTCTCCAGTCTGAGCTCAACAACAAACACAGTAGTTTGTTCAAGGCTTCCGAGCAAAAATTTTGCAGTAAAGCTCAG GAAACATACGACATGTCAGACACAAAATCTGAGGATGAGAATGGTACAGAATTAAGAGATGATCATCCTGATGATGAACAACATGTTgaacattcaaaattttcagagCCGGAGAAGCAAGATCCTTTGCCCTGCCCTGAACAACAG GAGGAAGCAATCAAGAAGAAGTACGGAGGATTAGCACCTAAAAAACGGCCCCTGATATCCAAG GACCATGACCATGCTTTTTTTGATTCTGCTGATTGGGCACTGGGAAAG CAAGGAGTGCAGAAGAGCAAAGGACCGCTGGAAGCACTTCGTCCAAAGTTGCAG CCTACGCCACAGCAGCAAATTCGTTCAAAGCGCTCAGCTTATGCTCATTCAAGTGATGATAGTGAAG GGAATGAGAGCTGCCAGGACAAGTGCACTCCCGAGCAGGAGGACCAGAGCAAAGGACTAGACGGGTTTTCTGACGATAATTCTCATCCAGATGATCAATGCCATACGGTTCATTGCCCAGGCTCCTTGCACGTAGACGACAACTAA